The genomic DNA TATTTATGCTCCTATCTGTTGATTATAATTTCACTCTATCATTGGTGAAAACGAGTGTCAAGGCCTTCCGCGCGACAAAAATGTCGCCGGAAAGCCTTGGGTTTTTCTACACTCAAACCACCTGTAACCCGCCTTCAGCTTTCGGTATCATAGTATTAAGAATACCTGAAGGGAGGTGGAGCGCATGGCATTATACAGCTTTCACGGCCAGATTATTGGCCGCGGTAGAAGCATCAAAATGAATCAAGACGGGTCTGTATCGGAGAAAGCCGCTAGCCGGCGCTCGGCCTCTGTTGCGGCCGCAGCCTATCGCGCCGGCACGCGTCTCGTCGATGAGCACCGGTGAGGTCTACGACTATACCCGAAAAGGAGGCGTTGTCCATACCGAGATTATGCTACCCCCGAATGCACCCGGCCGCTATCACGACCGGCAGAGGCTTTGGAACGCCGTGGAGCTGGCGGAGCATCAGAGCAACGCACAGCTTTCCCGTGAGCTGCGCATTGCCCTGCCGGGCGAATTTACCAGGGAAGAAAACATTGCCCTGGTGCGCGACTTTGTACAGAAGAATTTTGTGGCCAAGGGCATGTGTGCCGACGTGGCCTATCACATCAAAGACAAGGGCGGCAAGGATCACAACCCCCACGTACACCGATGACCAAATCCGGCGCATGGTGGAAAACCAAATCTCGAAAGGAGTATATCACCGACCGGAATGGCGACCGCATCATGGGTGCCAACGGCGAATGGAAATCGCGCAACGTGGATCTCACCGGGTGGAACGACAAGACGCTTTATTTATCCTGGCGAGCACAGTGGGCAGTTGCCTGTAACGAGTGCTACGAAGCAAAGGGGCTACCATATCGAGTTGACCACCGCAGCTATATTGAGCAGGGCATCCACCGTCAGCCGACTATGCACATGGGCAAGGAGGCTACCGCCCTGGAACGCAAAGGTGTTTCCACTGAGAAAGGAAACTATAACCGTACCGTTGCAGCGTGCAATGAAATGGCCGACCTGGGGATTGAGCCAACAGGCTTATGGGAGACGGCACAGTCCATTTTTGAACAAGCGAAGGCGCGTCAGTGGCGTTCCAGAAAGGCGAGGGTATCCGAGCCATCCTTGGTCGGCGGAGGGCAAGAGAAATCGGCCGAGGGCCGGCCTCAGCGACCGGAGGTCGCCCAGTCCGGCGGGCAACCCGGGCAAAGCGTGCGCAGCCAGGATGCCCAAAGGTGCACTGATGCACCGTTACACGGTGCTGTGCGACAGGGAGCGCCCTGCACCCCAGAAAAGGACGAAAGCCGCCCGCTTTCGTCGGAGAAGAAGCCGCCGCAGCGGCTTGAAGCACCCACAACCAATGCTGTGGGTGAGCGGAGCCATGCCCCCTATGAGGCGGCACGGCAAGCGGAGCCTGCGGCAAAATCACCCGCGCCGCATTGCGCCGACAACAACCGCAATGCCCTGCATAATACCGTCGGTACGCACAACTTCCTTGCTACGCATGGCGTACAAAACTATGCGGATATTGTCGCCGGCGTGCGTAAGGCACAGGCTGCACACGTTCAATGATGAATTCGTCCGACTCAGTCCGAAATTGACCGCTTGAAGAACGTTGACCTCTCGAAGCTTCAGCAGCTGGAAGCACGTCGCGACAAGTTAGCCGCCAAGTGGCATGAATCGCATGAGGAGCTTCGCTTGTGGGCTTCCGCAGAGCTTTACATGCGCGAGCTGCTTGGTCTACCCCATCCGGAGTAGCCGTTACCCAACTTCTCGGTGCCATCCAAGCCCGACCGTCAACAACGCGCGCCTGAGCCTACACACGAACAAAAACAAAAAGCGCCGGTGAAATCTCACCGGCGCGATGACAGAGAACGATGAATCATGGATAAAAATAATCGGCACCAAAAGCTTACACCAGCATTACGTTATAAACTTGCCTTATTGGTTGTAGGACAACATGAACGTAATGAAAAGCACATTAAAGGATACAGTAATAAGCGTCTGCCTAACATTTTTCGCAACACATTACTTGATTTAGTATTGGTTACCTGAATGCAGAAAATTTTATTTCACTTTCTATTTGGAGCCTTTGCTAACCTGGTTTTATTTTGAATGCGGCTACGCTGCCGAGATTGTGACATATCTCGAAAAAATCACGGAATCGAATGATTCTGTTTTGTGTTTAACGGATGAAGAACGTGACGGAGCAGAGGCGTTGTTCAATTGGACTTTCTTAGCATAAGCAAAGGAGTTCGGGTGAAATAATTTCTCCGCTATAAAACTTGCCGTTGTATTCAATAATTGTCGCAAAAGCAATATGGCACGTTACCTTATCACCATTTAAAGGAACAATATTTATGTCGTGAACAAGTTGCAATTCTGAAATTTCAATAGTGCATTTAAGTAGAATATGATATGCTTCCGGAAACTTCAAATTTTTAGCCACTTTTTGTTCCTCCTATATTTTCCTTAGCACATGGAAGGAGCGCAGGCAAGTCGTTTTATGCTCCTAATCATAATATAAATTTTAAAAAGAATTTTTGATAAATATTTTTCGAGGACAGAGCACATTGGCGAAAAGGAATTAAAAATGTCCCTGATTGCATAGTATGCGAACGCTGATGGTATTTCCGATGAACCCACACAAAGAAAGACGGCAGGACAACCTCTCGGTTAACCTGCCGTCTTGTTTATGCCGTTAAGCTTCTTCCCATAGCCTGATAGAAGTAACCAGCTTTTAAAAGGCTTGCGCCCAAACGATGCCCCAAACGCATCAATGGACTTATCTATGCCAATAGACACCGAAAGGTGTTTAAACCAGAAAGGCTATGATGTTAACGGCATCATGGTCTTTCTTTTGTACTTTGAAAAATAAACAACGATTTGCTCTATAGTAAAACTATAAGACTATATAGAGATATCATTCCTCGGATCTCAATGAACCGAGGAATGATATTTTGGAGCTGCTAACCAGATTCGAACTGGTGACCTCGTCCTTACCAAGGACGTGCTCTACCACCTGAGCCATAGCAGCATATTGAATTTTGTTGTTGGCGTTGGTGCAACGTTGATTATTATAGCCGATAGTGTATCGGTTGTCAATATAATTTAATCATTTTCTTTTTTATTCTTTTTAATTCAAATATAGACTTATATTTTAAAAATTGCGACATGGTTCCAATGGACTTTGACAATATATGAAAAAGGTGTAATGATACAATCGCACAGTCAAAAGACTGTGCGATTGTATCAAGAGCCGTTTAAAATATTGTGTGGTACTTTAAAAATGATAAATTATGCGACGCTTGGCATTGTGGGGACGCGGTGAACACAAGCGGCTGTGTAGCGCGGTGTGGTGCGCGTGTGGCGCTTTGAACCGGTTAATGCCTTGCGTTTTTGGTTAGAAAAGGCCGCTGCAACAAGTGCAATCGTGAGACTGACGGCCGCTAATATGATAAGTGCAGTTAGCAAGCCGCTGCGCAGTATATTTTGAGTGCGCAGTTCGTTTTGCAGACATACGAATACGGCGTCCGAAAGGGAATGGCTGTATCTCCGGAGGGTGTGGTGATGATGGCGTTATCCGCCAGAAAGTGCGCCGGTGCTATAACCGGCTGCGCATCGGTATTGCGATATGTAATCTGATACGCAACAGGGAACAGGCGGGAAATTGTATTGGAAGCGAAGGCCTGAATGCGGGGCAGCCCAACTCCTATCGTCAAAGAAAGGATAGCAGCGGCAATAAGGCACAACACAGAAAACTTTTTGCTTAATCTTTTCATATTTAATCTCCTCCTGGAATTGGTAGCTTGGAACAACTGTTCTTTTTATACTATATCACGAACGCATGTTCTAATGCAAGGGGTTTTGTAAAAAAAGAGAACAAATATTCTGGAGTTATATAAATACCGACTCCACAAGGCGTGCTGAATCGGGTGGTGAATACTGCCAGCGGTCCATGTGGTCGCCCTCGAAGAAGTATTGCAGTGGCATCGGGGGATACTGGGCAGTGAAGGCGTCAACAATAATGAGCTTTACCTTCATTTTCTGTGGTATCAGACTTTTAATGTAAACGCTCGCGTGTTGTGAACAGCTGACCTGCGCGCGCGGCTCGGCCAGGCCGGCCAGATTCGGGGTCAGCTCGACAAATATACCGTAAGATTCCACCGAACGAATAATGCCCGCGACCGTTTCTCCCGCTGAAAAGCGGGCTGCATTTTCAGCCCAGGTGCCCAGTAGCTCTTTATGGGTCAAACAAATTCGGCCGGAGGGCTCAATATCGCGCACAACAACGCGAATATCCTGGCCAAGGCTGAAGCGGTCACGCGGGTGGGAGATGCGCGAAACCGAGATGGCGTCGATCGGGACCATTGACGAAATGCCACAACCGATGTCTACAAAACAGCCGAACCCTTCTAAATGGGTGGTACGTGCGCGGATGACATCACCACGACGCAGACGGGAGAGATATTGCTCACTGCAGCGTTGCTGCGCAGCACGGCGTGAGAGCATTGGTGTAACTTGCCCGCCGATTGTTTCAAATCCGACAACCGTAAAGCACACGGGCTTGTTAACGCGAGAGATCATAGCAATATCGCGTGTTTCGCCACTTTTTATGCCCAATGCGCCTTCTTCCCTCGAGATGATACCCTTGAGCCCGCCGCCAAGCTCGACGATAAGGTTGTGGGAAGAATCGCATATAATGGCGCGCCCTTCGAGAATGTCGCCGTTTTTAGACGCTTCCGAAAGCGCGAAGAGATTAGAAATGCGCAGGGTATTTTGTGTGGTTTCGATCAGATGACCTTCGGGATAAAATTCCATTTGCGGATGCCCCCTCTTTTTTGACACGGCAGGGTGTGGATATCCTGCCGATTCTATGTTTATTCTTGTGAGAGAGGGTTTAGAAGCAGCGGTTGAATTTATAACGTTTTTTAGGCGAATACACTTTTAAAATGCCGTTATTTTTAAAGGTTATTTTACGGTGCGCCACTATAAAAAATATTTGCCAGTGCAGCCTGATATCTGTTATAATAACAAATTGAAGTAGTGTAAGGAGGGGAAACCGATGGATGTACGGGTAGGAGATACCCTGTTGATGAAAAAGCCGCACTCTGCGGGTCAAAAGAATTTTTGGTGCTGCGTTCAGGTGCTGACTTTCGCATCCGCTGCAAGGGCTGCGGTCGAGAGGTCATGGTGCCCCGCCCAAAGGTTGAGCGCCACATTAAACAGATTATTCATCCCGAGCCCCCCATAGAAGGATAAACGGAGGAACATTATGCTCGATAAGATAAAATCCGCCGAGCTGCGTTATGATGAAATCAGTCGCAAGCTTATGGACCCTACCGTCGTCAACGACAATGCGTTGTACAAGTCGTTGATGAAAGAATATAAGGCCCTGACGCCGCTCGTGGAAAAATACCGCGAATATCAGGATGCTAAAGCCGCCAATGACGAGGCGCGCGAGCTGCTCGACGAAGCCGGGCTTGACCGTGAGCTTAAAGAAATGGCGCAGGAGCAGCTGCTCGAGAGCCAGAAGGTGCTTGACGGCTGTGGCGAGGAGCTTAAAATATTGTTACTGCCCAAGGACCCAGACGACGACAAGTCCGCTATTGTGGAAATTCGCGGCGGTGCGGGCGGCGAGGAGGCGGCGCTTTTTGCTGCGTCGCTCTACCGTATGTATTGCATGTATGCCGACTCAAAAGGCTGGAAAAGCGAGCTGATTTCTTGCAACGAGACCGAGTTACACGGCTTTAAAGAGGTGTGCTTTATGCTCCAAGGCGAAGCGGCCTATTCGCGCATGAAGTATGAAAGCGGTGTTCACCGCGTGCAGCGCGTACCAGATACCGAGGCCTCTGGGCGTATACACACCTCCACTGTCACGGTGGCCGTGTTGCCAGAGGTGGAGGATGTTGAAATCGATATTAACCCAGGCGATCTTCAGGTTGACACCTATCGTGCAAGCGGGGCGGGTGGCCAGCACGTCAACAAGACTGAATCGGCTATTCGAATTACTCACCTTCCTACCGGCATGGTTGTGGAATGTCAGGACGAACGCAGCCAGCACAAAAACCGCGAGAAAGCCATGACGGTGTTACGCTCGCGCCTTTATGAGAAGATGCAGCAGGAGCAGACCGACCAAATTGCGGCCGAACGCCGCAGTCAGGTGGGTACAGGTGACCGCTCAGAGCGCATCCGTACCTATAATTTTCCGCAGGGACGACTGACCGACCACCGCATCGGTCTGACCCTTTATAAGCTTGATTCGATCATGAACGGTGACCTAGATGATGTTTTTTCGACGTTGGATCACCTATGACCAGGACCGAAAAGCTCAAACGTGCGGCAGAAGGGCAGGCGTAGTGAAGGTGCCTATGACACAGGTGCTCGGCTGTGATGAAAACGGCGTGCAGGCGGGCAGCGGCGCTGCTGCAGGCCGGGCGGGTGGTTGCCATCCCGACCGAAACGGTATATGGTCTTGCTGCCAATGCACTGGATGAAACCGCAGTAAAAATATTCTCGGTCAAAGGTCGCCCACAGGATAACCCTTTGATTGTGCATATCAGCGACCTGGATATGTGGCCATCTCTGGTCGCCAATTTACTTCCAAACGTGCGCTAGCGCTGGCGGAAGCCTTTTGGCCGGGACCGTTGACCATTATTTTGCCTAAAGCGATTTAGTGCCCGTTACCACAACGGCGGGCATGGACTCGGTGGCGGTTCGCATGCCTTCACACCCGGCTGCCCGTGCCGTGATCAAGGCCGCGGGGTTGCCGCTGGCAGCACCCTCGGCCAATCTCTCGGGGTCGCCATCGCCGACGACAGCGCAGCATTGTTTAAAGGATTTGAACGGAAAAATTCCACTTGTTTTAGATGGTGGTGCCTGCGATGTCGGCATTGAATCGACGGTGGTTTCGCTGGTGGACAAGCCTGTTCTGCTGCGCCCAGGTGCTATTACGGTCGAGATGTTGTCTAAAGTACTTGGCGAGACCGTCGCCATTTCCGAGGCGGTCAGCAGGCCGCTCAAGACGGGGGAGCGCTCCGACTTCACCGGGTATGAAATACCGGCATTACGCGCCGCGGGCGCGCGTTGTTTTAGTTGAGTCGGATCTGGAATCCTACATTAAGCTGCTCAACAACGCCGCCGAGCCTAAAACCTACGGGTTGGTGTTTGAGGGTGAGCAGTCGCTGGTACTAAAGCCCTGCATCACCTACGGCCGGGCGCATGATGCGGCCAGCCAGAACCGGGAGTTATTTGCGTCGCTGCGGCAGCTCGATGAGTGTGGTGCAAAACTTGTTTATGCCCGGTGCCCTGACCG from Oscillospiraceae bacterium MB24-C1 includes the following:
- a CDS encoding L-threonylcarbamoyladenylate synthase, producing the protein MPSHPAARAVIKAAGLPLAAPSANLSGSPSPTTAQHCLKDLNGKIPLVLDGGACDVGIESTVVSLVDKPVLLRPGAITVEMLSKVLGETVAISEAVSRPLKTGERSDFTGYEIPALRAAGARCFS
- a CDS encoding Sua5 family C-terminal domain-containing protein, encoding MKYRHYAPRARVVLVESDLESYIKLLNNAAEPKTYGLVFEGEQSLVLKPCITYGRAHDAASQNRELFASLRQLDECGAKLVYARCPDRDGASLGVYNRMLRAAAFEVIKL
- a CDS encoding S1 RNA-binding domain-containing protein; protein product: MEFYPEGHLIETTQNTLRISNLFALSEASKNGDILEGRAIICDSSHNLIVELGGGLKGIISREEGALGIKSGETRDIAMISRVNKPVCFTVVGFETIGGQVTPMLSRRAAQQRCSEQYLSRLRRGDVIRARTTHLEGFGCFVDIGCGISSMVPIDAISVSRISHPRDRFSLGQDIRVVVRDIEPSGRICLTHKELLGTWAENAARFSAGETVAGIIRSVESYGIFVELTPNLAGLAEPRAQVSCSQHASVYIKSLIPQKMKVKLIIVDAFTAQYPPMPLQYFFEGDHMDRWQYSPPDSARLVESVFI
- the prfA gene encoding peptide chain release factor 1 — its product is MLDKIKSAELRYDEISRKLMDPTVVNDNALYKSLMKEYKALTPLVEKYREYQDAKAANDEARELLDEAGLDRELKEMAQEQLLESQKVLDGCGEELKILLLPKDPDDDKSAIVEIRGGAGGEEAALFAASLYRMYCMYADSKGWKSELISCNETELHGFKEVCFMLQGEAAYSRMKYESGVHRVQRVPDTEASGRIHTSTVTVAVLPEVEDVEIDINPGDLQVDTYRASGAGGQHVNKTESAIRITHLPTGMVVECQDERSQHKNREKAMTVLRSRLYEKMQQEQTDQIAAERRSQVGTGDRSERIRTYNFPQGRLTDHRIGLTLYKLDSIMNGDLDDVFSTLDHL
- a CDS encoding Sua5/YciO/YrdC/YwlC family protein, which codes for MKTACRRAAALLQAGRVVAIPTETVYGLAANALDETAVKIFSVKGRPQDNPLIVHISDLDMWPSLVANLLPNVR